One Onychostoma macrolepis isolate SWU-2019 chromosome 15, ASM1243209v1, whole genome shotgun sequence DNA segment encodes these proteins:
- the LOC131520929 gene encoding zona pellucida-like domain-containing protein 1 → MMLWLCFCALALVLQPVHSAYNCSAVFNRVPDNNDLMVDCGANMITLEVNLCTAEWAGFDPNGLALNGERSNAQCKGIIDITVNPPVVRYHLPVNHSQENPCRQSLQIVDEVPSSSGPFSMFSSIQSVIITGYIDTPSSSEGVISYSTDLYYHFSCRYPLEYLINNTQIVASSVSVATRDNNGTFIDTLSMGVFNNTYFNSPLVVPPTGLELRSKVYVEVKAANLTGNFHLLLDHCFATPSPYNHTNHKQHSFFTGCVVENRTTVLYNGRSKFSRFSFEAFRFVEHRNQEMSTLYLHCILRLCEPNKCQELLDSCNSTRTRRRRALEPYGSPAKDSATVSVGPLYTAALKNDVPSALASGGSEPLNRDNMNLAGVVVGVIFATGGAVLLVMAGWFVLKRFCWAGALPRAFH, encoded by the exons CAACAATGATCTGATGGTAGACTGTGGCGCCAACATGATCACTCTGGAGGTAAACCTGTGCACCGCTGAGTGGGCAGGCTTTGACCCCAACGGCCTGGCCCTGAACGGGGAGCGCAGTAATGCCCAGTGCAAGGGCATCATTGATATCACTGTCAACCCACCTGTCGTCCGCTACCATCTGCCAGTCAACCACAGCCAGGAGAACCCATGTAGACAGTCTCTGCAG ATTGTGGATGAGGTGCCCAGCTCCTCTGGTCCATTCAGCATGTTCTCCAGCATTCAGTCCGTCATTATCACAGGATACATTGATACGCCCAGCTCCTCAGAGGGCGTCATCAGTTACTCCACAGACCTCTACTACCACTTCTCTTGCCGTTACCCGCTGGAATATCTCATCAACAACACTCAGATTGTAGC GTCATCAGTGTCAGTGGCCACTAGAGACAACAATGGTACTTTCATTGACACTCTCAGCATGGGAGTCTTCAAT aacacatattttaataGCCCATTGGTGGTTCCGCCTACTGGATTGGAGCTGCGCAGTAAAGTCTATGTTGAAGTAAAAGCTGCCAATCTCACTGGAAA ttttcatcttTTGCTGGACCACTGTTTTGCAACCCCATCACCTTATAATCACACCAACCACAAACAGCACAGCTTTTTCACAGG ATGCGTGGTAGAGAACCGGACAACAGTGCTTTATAATGGCCGCTCCAAATTTTCCAGATTTTCATTTGAAGCCTTCCGCTTTGTGGAGCACCGTAATCAAGAAATGTCTACTCTATACCTGCACTGCATACTGCGACTCTGTGAACCGAACAAGTGCCAAGAACTTCTTGAT TCTTGCAACTCTACCAGAACACGAAGGCGAAGGGCCCTAGAACCTTATGGATCGCCAGCTAAAGATTCTGCCACAGTGTCTGTGGGTCCTCTGTACACCGCAGCCCTGA AGAATGATGTTCCCTCTGCATTGGCCTCTG GAGGCAGTGAGCCGTTAAACAGGGACAATATGAACCTGGCTGGAGTGGTGGTGGGGGTCATTTTTGCCACCGGAGGTGCTGTGTTGCTGGTTATGGCTGGATGGTTTGTGCTGAAGAGGTTTTGCTGGGCCGGTGCTCTGCCTCGGGCTTTCCACTAA
- the zgc:162608 gene encoding apolipoprotein A-IV gives MNLRFVTLALVFATTTAFPLNDEISREAWSLQRDNQATDKKMSAKDSNGVWKNQVVSSDLYSQDSHNPMAAELRRKLSMESERLRARLKQELSELRERLSPYPSHPKHTMANIKEFLTPFTKQLQTALQSNTQELCEKLSLNLQDLNPEEATLYQEAVQRITLALDESHQKRTAAFEDFKTKAFEAVEEERDSSGKELWEEVTARLGQEVCTFSLEVQGKVAALKIALAGHLASAQPPRDVMTSKVDQFCQNSSARNQQFISNLDQQMIALQENQSHGESAGFHQTNIESIQEDFSTRLTALLQDIVHTLN, from the exons atgaatctgCGGTTTGTTACGCTGGCTTTGGTCTTTGCTACCACAACAG CATTTCCACTCAATGATGAGATCAGTCGAGAAGCGTGGAGTTTGCAGAGAGACAATCAGGCTACTGACAAAAAAATGTCTGCCAAAGATTCAAA TGGTGTGTGGAAGAACCAGGTGGTGAGCAGTGATCTTTACTCCCAAGACTCTCACAACCCCATGGCGGCTGAATTGAGACGAAAGCTGAGTATGGAGTCTGAGCGCCTGAGGGCTCGCCTAAAGCAGGAGCTTTCTGAGCTGAGGGAGAGACTATCTCCTTACCCCAGCCACCCAAAACACACCATGGCCAATATCAAGGAGTTCCTCACCCCCTTCACTAAGCAGCTCCAGACGGCTCTCCAGTCCAACACTCAGGAACTCTGTGAGAAACTCAGTCTGAACCTCCAGGACCTGAACCCAGAGGAAGCCACACTCTACCAGGAGGCAGTGCAGAGGATCACACTAGCTCTGGATGAAAGCCACCAGAAAAGGACAGCAGCCTTTGAGGACtttaaaacaaaagcatttgAGGCTGTAGAGGAAGAACGAGACAGCAGCGGAAAGGAGCTTTGGGAGGAAGTCACTGCCAGACTGGGACAGGAAGTGTGTACCTTCAGTTTAGAGGTACAAGGGAAGGTGGCGGCACTCAAGATAGCTTTGGCAGGCCATCTTGCCTCGGCACAGCCTCCAAGGGATGTGATGACTTCAAAAGTGGATCAGTTCTGCCAGAATTCCTCAGCTAGGAATCAACAGTTTATTTCTAACTTAGACCAACAGATGATCGCTCTACAAGAAAACCAGAGCCATGGTGAGTCAGCTGGTTTCCATCAGACAAACATAGAGTCCATACAGGAGGATTTCTCAACCAGACTCACAGCCCTATTACAAGATATCGTACACACTCTAAATTAA